The DNA window GTAATTATATATGTGTGAAAACATATAAATATATTTTTCCTTTGACGCTTCTGAACTCATGGGCTTTCTCTACCCCTGTTCCCTGTTCTTTATAAAAGTACCACTGTTTCATCTGGGCTTATATACTATAAGTATCAAATATTTTTGTATGAGGAGGGTCAATTCTGTAATCTTGGGCTTCCAGATTTCAACTTAAAAATAAAAAGCAGGTATAAAAATGAAGATTCTTCTAATACTTCTGGTTTCGACTATATTAATGGTCAGTACAGTAGGGGCAAACACAATTAATGTTAACGAAAGTGGCTGGTGGGAAGATACCAGCTCTTTTAATATATCTTCCACTCCTATCAAGGCAGCTATAAATAATGCAAGCAGCGGTGACACAATTCTTGTAGATTCAGGTAACTACTATGATAATGTGGATGTTACAATTCCATTAAATATAACTTCTATAAATGGTGCTTCGGTTACAAGTGTAATTGCAGCTGTATCAAGTGATAATGTATTCCATATTACTGCTGAAGGTGTGACAATTAATGGTTTCGATGTGAGTGGTGCTACCAGTACCAGTTGCAGTGGTATACGTATTGAAAGTTCTAATCACTCCAACATATTCAATAACATGGTGTCAAATAATAAGCTTGGTATCTCTTTAATTAATTCTGACAACAATAATATAACTGGCAATACTGCACCGGGTAACGACTATGCGGGGATTTATCTGCAGCAGTCCGATAATAACGATTTAAACGATAACATTGTATCAGACAACAATCAATATGGTATCTATTTGACTTCTGCTGGAGGCTTTTCCAGTGACAATAATTTTACCAATAACACTGTACATCAAAATTCTAAAGGTATTTTTTTGCAATCTCCTAATGATAGTACTTTGATTGATAACAATGTTTTTAACAATACTAATAATGGTATTACTTTGGATAGTTCTGGAGACCCCTTCGATACTGAAAATAATACCCTTATAAGTAACACAGTTTTAAATAACTATAACGGCATAATAATTGATGATATTAACTACAACAAATTAAATGAAAACAATGTATCAAATAATACCAACAAGGGTATCCATCTGTTTTATTCCCACTACAACAAGCTGATTGATAACGCCATATTGGATAATAATAATATAGGGTTTTTGAGTATTGGGGGACTAGATTTGCATACTTCATCTAACAATTTTATTGGGAATAATAATATCTCTAATAATGGGTACAATGGTATAGAGATTGATTTTTCTGAACTTAATGATTTGAGTGGAAATACTTTGTCTAATAATGTTGAGTATGCCATATATTTTGACGGTCCTAGCTATGAACATTACATCTATAACAATACCATATCAAATAATGAACGTGGTGGCATATCTTTGAGTGGTTTAAGAAACCATATCTACAATAATTACTTCAACAATTCCAATAATGCTGATTTCTATGCAGGTTCCGACAATCAATGGAACACTACTAATACAACCGGTCCCAATATTGTAAATGGCTCCTATGTTGGAGGAAATTTCTGGGTTCATCCCGATGGTACAGGTTTCAGTGTGGAAAATGAGGATTCCAATGGTGATGGATTCTGTGACAACAGTTACAATATAAGTAGTAATAATATAGATTATTTGCCACTTGCTGGAGACAAAGAGGAAGCTTCTCCTGGAGAACCTGCTCCTGTGGAACCTGCTCCCGAGGAACCTACTCCTGACCATTGGGCTGGTGTACCAACAATTAATCCGGTACTTCTGGTCGGTGTACTCGGTATTGCAATGTTGTTATTTTTGAGAAGAGAACAGAAATAAGGAATATGACAAATACTGTTAAAAATCCTTATTTCTTTTTTTCCTTTATACTAAACCAGATAATGTTAACAATGGAATATTATTTACCTAATAATATATAACCAGTTAAAAATTTATACAGTTTTCAAAATTTATTCGCAAGGTTAATATAACAGAAAAATCCATATTTTAATTTAGGGAAGTTTAGGGGTTGAAATTGACATCATGGCTACTGGAAACATCATGGCTACTGGAAAAGCCATTGTTCGTTGTGTTCATTTCAGGTTTTTTCTTCAGTTTTTTGCAGTGTTCACGACAATCCTGATGATAGGAGCAGGTATCTCACCGGCGTTAGCTGTGCCTGAAAATGATTCTTTTTTTAATTCTTCCAGTGAATCTGCAACCGTCTCTCCCATTGAGGTTTCCGCATTAAACGCCGTGGCTCAATCGATAGCTATCGCAAATCAACGCAGCACTGGGATAAACCAGGATATATCCGTTGCAAGCAAAATTTCATCAGAACCAGCTCCCCTAAACATCCCAACATCTAATACCGACATGAATCCGGATGATTACGGTCCTGATAGTGATGGAGACGGCATCTCGGATTCTCTCGAAGAGACACATGGAACTGATGTCAATAACACAGATTCAGATTTTGACAGGCTTGATGACCTCTATGAGATTCAAAACGGCCTTGATCCCCTCGATCCCGATTCCAATCATGACGGTCTAGCTGATTATTTCGAAGTCCACAACGTCACATCACTGGATATAGATGGAGACGGATTTGAAAATGCATGGGACCTTGACAATGACGGCGATGGTGTGATCGATGCCCTCGACCTTTCACCGTTTTCAAAATCCGTGTCAAACGAAAGTTTTGAATTCAACATCAATACAAGTGGGCAACCCACATACCTGAACTTCCAGATACGTCCTGAAAACCCAGAACATCTTAACTTGTTTTTACAGAGCTGGGATTGGCCTGATGACAGTCAGGGAACTATGAAAGACTTAAACAGTTCCAAAAATGACGTTGACGTCACTCCGATGCTCGAGCTCACCGTACCTTCGGACTGCAACATCATCTCAGCAGTTGATGGGAAATGCCTGCAGACTCAAAATAATACGAACAAAAACGTGACAAATGTCACTACAGGAAATTGTACCGGTGAAGATAACCAGTTATGGAAACTGGAACCTGCAGATGAGAACCATTACAGTATCATCTTAAAAAACACCAGCAAATGTCTGCAGGTAGGAAATGCCAGCCAGGATGGTGTGGTAAATGTAACTATAGGGGATTATACCGGTCAAGACCATCAACTTTGGAAACTGGAATCTGAGAATGAAAGATATTATAAGCTCGCGGCTAAACATAGCGGGAAATACCTTGAAATAGATAACACAACAAACAAAACTTTAATCCAAAACGCTTCTCAGGGAAACAACCGTCAGTTGTGGGAAATTGAAATCGTCGGCGGTATTAATTCTAACCCTGATGATCTTAAAGATTACGGGATTTCTACTACACTGGGAAAAGCATACGTTCCTCTTTCTCCTGTAAAGGATTTCGGGAACACGGTGGCTCTGAACGCCCGTATGTTCTATCCGCAGGATATATCACAGGATGTTTTAACCCGGGCACAACTTACTTGGATGGTCACCGGGCAGACAGACAGGCCAAAGAAAGTATCCCTTAAAACCCATAAGGGTCAGTATGTCTCGGTAGACAGTACTACATCGGAGCTGGTCGCCAGAAGTAACACCATCACAAATGATAGTATCTTTGAGATAGTATATCTTGATAATAATAAAGCAGCGCTGAAAACTTCTGGTAACAAATATGTATACGCTGCCAACGGCGGCGGTGAAGAACTGATAGCAAACAGCACAGAAATCGGTGAATGGGAGATTTTTGAACTTGTTCAACTTGAAAACGGTAAAATTGCTTTGAAAGCCAATAACAGTCAGTACGTTTCCGCTGAGAACGGAGGTGGAGCTGGACTGGTTGCTGATAAAGATGACCACAGAGACTGGGAATCGTTCTCACTGACCAATCATGAATATGAATCCATATCTTCAACCCTTGCAACTTATGATGAAGGTTTTATGCTCACCGGGTTCAATGTTGAAGAAAACCATGGTTCAGATTTTGGGCTGTTTTACAGCAAGGACAAGGAACGCACCTTTGAAGCAGGATTCATCTTCGCTTATACGTTCCTGAGGGACCAAACCTGCATCGATGAGATGCCTGATAAATTACATGATGAACATAATGTCACAATCGATTATCAAACAGGTTCTGCCGGCCATCAGGATAAAGCACTGGCTATGGTTACCAGTAAAATAACACCCGATATACTGTCTTCTTTGCCTGAAGATATTATCTTTCCTGTAATCGGTGTATTTGAAGACGATTTTCGACAAACTTCAATGGATGACCTGGCAGTAGAATCTTCTGTAACAGGTAGTAGTTTTGATATAGATTTGAAAAGTCAGCCTTTGACTACCACAAAAAGCATGAAGATGAGCTGGTATGATACAGGTACAGATGAAACTCTCACAACAGAAAACGTCCTTGAAGAGGTTCAGGAATGGGGAATAGACAACAGCATTGATGAGGATACTCTTGCAACGTTCATGAACCTGGTGATTGCTTGGGAGACAGGGGAAACCACGGTTACTAAAATAGGCAATATTGTAACGGATTTCAGTTCTCCAGAAGGTGATGACGTACTTGATGCGATCAACAGTTTTGGAATAGCATCAGTTAGTTTTGTTTGTAATCTAATAATTGGAGGAACCGCGTTATATTCTTACATAGCTTTCACCAAAATAGAACCACTTGCAAAGATTGCAGGCCAGACTAACTGGAAACTCATGAAAGCAATGTCTGAATCAATCTCAAAGGTAAGTACCGGCACACTGGGATTTGTCAACAGAGCTAGCAGTGTTATATCAGCTATCGGGTGGGCTGTTGTTGGTGCAGTAGCTTTCTACGCGTTTTGGTCGATTGCAAAAAGTGAAGGTTGGTCTGAATATGGAGTATTCGTCGGGTCATTATATGCAACACTTATGGTTTTATATGCAGTTGCCCTGTGGGCTATAGCATCGATACCTGTAGTTGGATGGGCTATAGCAGCACTTGTAGCACTTACAGACCTGATAATCGGGTGGATATTTGGTAAAGGTTGGTCACAGATGTTCTTTGAATGGCTTATCGGGCTTTTTACGGAGGTCCGGGTCAGGACAGAATTAGACATGAAGATGCAGGATATGTCCGTAAATGTGGACGATTATATGAATAACGGCCTGACCGAAGGTGACCGTATAGAACTGGATAGTAAATTCAAAGGCATTGTGACAACCACAAAACACGGTTCATATTCAAATGTAATAAACAGTTATATCTACCCACAATACAGGTGCAGTTCAGAGTATACGATAGATTATAACAGTACCACTACTGAAGGTAATACTTCTGTAAACAAAGAAGAAAAAACCGTCAATATAGAAATCTTCAAAGGATTTACCTATACATATACTTATGACATATGGAAAAAAGAAACCGATTATGCAACAAATTTATGGGTGAAACCTGAAGCTGCTGTTAATTTCCCGTTCGAATTCTGTCTGAGATCGAATTATAAGGTATACTACGATAATTGCTGGTGGCTCTTTGGCTGGCACTGCAGTCAGAAGAGTAAAGTAGATTCTCAAGATTCAGACCCAACTACATTCTATTTTGATGTCATGCCTGAAGACATCGAAAATTTTGCAAACTGGACAGCTATTTCATCCAATGACATCGATGGTGACGGTGTTTTAAATGAAGACGAGATGCGTTATGGCAGTTTCCAGATTAGATGGGATACAGACAATGACGGTTTATCTGATGGTTATGAAATCGAATATGGTACTTCACCGGTAAACACAGATACCGACGGAGACGGACTCGAAGATGGGGTCGAACTGCGGTATGGATATGACCCTTTGAACCGGGATACTGATGGTGACAAACTTAGTGATTTTGAAGAACATCAGGGCTGGGACATCGAATACGAATTTTATGGAGAAAAATTTACCCAGCATGTATGGTCAAGCCCCTTGCAACAGGATACTGACAACGATGGATTGAGCGATTTCAGTGAATTCCTTAAAGGTTTAAACCCCCGTTCCAGGGATACCAACGGCAACGGTATACTGGACCCTGAAGACCCGGATTTCATATCAAAAGCATACATAAGTAATGTTGATATGAACGGTATGGGCAGTAGTGTAAAGACCGATCCTGGGACAAATATTACTGCGATTATAAATTATACCCTGACAGGCAAATCAAACGATTCTGGAGATGACCCTGCAAGGTGCTGGTTGTTTGTGAGCCTTGAAAACTCCACATTAAATGAAGAGATATACAACGGTACACCTGCAGTGAAAAACGAAACATTCGGATCTTCCACCGTGTTGTTCAATGCTCCAAACAGTACAGGTATCTTTAACTTGAGTTTCTATCAGACCTGGAATAAATCTCAAACGGCTACTGATGAAGAAAATAGGGAAGTTATTGGTATTATCGATACTCAAGATTATCCTGACAGGGGTGAAGGTTGGGTAGATAACGGAGAAGACAAAGATGGTGACGATATCATAGACGCAAATGAAAAGATAGGATGGCCTGTGATTATCACTAATTCTACAGGAACATATACGGTCTATGTCACCAGTGATCCAAAGTTTAAAGATAGTGATTTTGACGGACTGAACGATTATACAGAATGTTACCTGCCAGATAATACAAGTTCGAATCCTCGCAACTCTGATACGGATGGTGATGGTCTGTACGATTATGTGGAATATAATATTGGTACCAATCTGACAAATTATGATACCGATGGAGATGGACTGGACGATGGGACGGAAATATTCTTTGGAAGCAGTCCGTTCAACCAGGATACTGACGGTGATGGACTGGATGACCGGACCGAATACGATATATCATCGAACCCATTGGATGAAGATACCGACAGTGATGGATTATCAGATCATGAAGAATACGAATTTGGATCAAATATCCTCAAACCAGACCCCGATGAAGACGGTCTGTTCGATAACCTTGAATTAGAATATGATACGGACCCATTTGACCCAGACACAGATGGCGATGGACTGGATGATGGACATGAAGTGCATGTTGCTGGCACGGATCCAACTTCATTAGATACTGACAGTGATGGTTTGTCGGATTTTGAAGAAATGGAAATTCGTACCGACCCGTTATCAAAAGATACAGATAATGACGGGTTGAATGATTCTCAGGAAATAAATATTGGTACAAATCCATTGATAGAAGATACTGATCTTGATGCAGTTAATGATTCACACGACATGGACTCATTCATACCTAATGTCAGAAACATTACGGTAGTATACGATGCAACCGAGGAAAATGAAGAACTGCTGGATACTTTGAACAAATATACTAATATTACTATCTATTCTGCGGATGAATTTCTGATGAACCATTCAGATGAACAACACGTTCTTTTGCTCGGCAAACTAGGAACGAATGATAACACAGCTGGTAACCTCATATACAATGTGCTCAGGGATGATGGTGATACTTTAACTAACATGCTGATTTCTAATTATGATAGAATGGCTGTCAGGTATGGAGTTTGGAACCAAACACAAACCGTTGTTATGCTTTCAAAACCCTACATGTATGATTATTGCAGAATACTGGATGTATTCAGGAGTGAAAAAATCACAACTTCTACCAGTTCAATACAGGTTGAATCAATGGCAGAAAAGAAGATCTTTTTGATCGATTCCGCCGATTCGGTAAAAAGAACAGATTCATCAGTGGGCATGGTTTTTGATACCAATGTCACTCCATTTGTAAGTATTCGACTGCTTAAAACATCATCGACTCCTCTGTCATCCAGTTCAGGGCTCTCGTCCGATGAATACGCGTTAGGAAAATATCTTGAAGTTATATTAGATGAAAATCTAGAAAACTCTGAAGATAATGTGATGAACAGTTCCCTGGTGACCATCTACTACCGTTCCGGTGAACTTGACAGAAATAGTGACGGTGATTCATCTGATACCTACGACATAGACGAAAAAACACTTAGTGTCTATCGTTTCAATGAAGATAAACACAAATGGGTAAAGCTCCAAAATACCGGAGTTCATACCGGCAATGTTGAAATGTACGGTGAAAAATACGCAGGATATATTTGGGTAAAAGTGCCACAGTTCTCCATATTTACTCTTGCAGGAACTCTAAACAGAGCCGAGTCTAACGGTCCAATTGACTCGGATTTGGATGGACTGGCCAATGTAGTAGAATACAGGATTGGTACCGATCCATTTAACCCTGATACTGATGGTGACGGTATCATCGATTCAAAGGATTCTGATCCTCTTGTACCATTCAAACCAGATCAGGAAATAGAGCAGGAAGATGATATCGACGGGTCCAAGGCTCCAGTAGAACAACCTTCAGATGATGCTGATATAGTAGAACCTGCGCCAGATGAACCATTACCAGATAAAGAGGGATTAGTACCTTATTCAGTATGGATAATGTTTATAATAGCAGGTATTGTAGTTTTAATGTCATACCTGTTGTTATCCAGGAAAAAGAGATGATTATACAGGAATTAACTAATAAGGGGAGTGTTTCAGGTGTCATTAAAGGGTGAAAAAAGGGTAAATAAACAACTAATTGTTTCTCTGGGTATCATATTAATCATCTCCATGTTGACTATTTTTACCATATATTATGCTGAAAACAGGGAGGTTAATGATGCTAAAACACTCACAAGCAGGATTCTAAGTGCATCCAATGATGTCAAATCCTACCAATTCGATATCCACAGCAACATCTCAATGATGGGCGAGACTTATACACTTGTTAGAGGAAATGGCACTGTAGACTATTTGAATGAGAAAATGGACGTTAAATTAAAATCTATGGAAGATTCGATCGACCTGATAATTGTTGACGATACTGCTTATTTCAAAAACGGAGAAAATCTTTGGGATACAAAAAATCTGAACCAGGAAATCTGGGACGGCTATGACCAGTTGACCAGTATGAACCTGCTTCTGGAAAAGTCCACAGTATTGAACATGAATAAAACAGATACATATTTTGTGCTCACAGCTTTGCCTGATACCAATATGTTATTACAGGAAGCTGAAAAAACAGGTCTGCAGCTTAATGGTGACGAACAACTGACAGAATATAGTATAAGGTACATCATCGAGAAAGACAGTTACCATATAAATTCCATAAAAAGTCATATAGAGTTCAGGATGAATGTTCAGGGACTGATGAC is part of the Methanohalobium evestigatum Z-7303 genome and encodes:
- a CDS encoding NosD domain-containing protein, producing MKILLILLVSTILMVSTVGANTINVNESGWWEDTSSFNISSTPIKAAINNASSGDTILVDSGNYYDNVDVTIPLNITSINGASVTSVIAAVSSDNVFHITAEGVTINGFDVSGATSTSCSGIRIESSNHSNIFNNMVSNNKLGISLINSDNNNITGNTAPGNDYAGIYLQQSDNNDLNDNIVSDNNQYGIYLTSAGGFSSDNNFTNNTVHQNSKGIFLQSPNDSTLIDNNVFNNTNNGITLDSSGDPFDTENNTLISNTVLNNYNGIIIDDINYNKLNENNVSNNTNKGIHLFYSHYNKLIDNAILDNNNIGFLSIGGLDLHTSSNNFIGNNNISNNGYNGIEIDFSELNDLSGNTLSNNVEYAIYFDGPSYEHYIYNNTISNNERGGISLSGLRNHIYNNYFNNSNNADFYAGSDNQWNTTNTTGPNIVNGSYVGGNFWVHPDGTGFSVENEDSNGDGFCDNSYNISSNNIDYLPLAGDKEEASPGEPAPVEPAPEEPTPDHWAGVPTINPVLLVGVLGIAMLLFLRREQK
- a CDS encoding RICIN domain-containing protein, which translates into the protein MATGNIMATGKAIVRCVHFRFFLQFFAVFTTILMIGAGISPALAVPENDSFFNSSSESATVSPIEVSALNAVAQSIAIANQRSTGINQDISVASKISSEPAPLNIPTSNTDMNPDDYGPDSDGDGISDSLEETHGTDVNNTDSDFDRLDDLYEIQNGLDPLDPDSNHDGLADYFEVHNVTSLDIDGDGFENAWDLDNDGDGVIDALDLSPFSKSVSNESFEFNINTSGQPTYLNFQIRPENPEHLNLFLQSWDWPDDSQGTMKDLNSSKNDVDVTPMLELTVPSDCNIISAVDGKCLQTQNNTNKNVTNVTTGNCTGEDNQLWKLEPADENHYSIILKNTSKCLQVGNASQDGVVNVTIGDYTGQDHQLWKLESENERYYKLAAKHSGKYLEIDNTTNKTLIQNASQGNNRQLWEIEIVGGINSNPDDLKDYGISTTLGKAYVPLSPVKDFGNTVALNARMFYPQDISQDVLTRAQLTWMVTGQTDRPKKVSLKTHKGQYVSVDSTTSELVARSNTITNDSIFEIVYLDNNKAALKTSGNKYVYAANGGGEELIANSTEIGEWEIFELVQLENGKIALKANNSQYVSAENGGGAGLVADKDDHRDWESFSLTNHEYESISSTLATYDEGFMLTGFNVEENHGSDFGLFYSKDKERTFEAGFIFAYTFLRDQTCIDEMPDKLHDEHNVTIDYQTGSAGHQDKALAMVTSKITPDILSSLPEDIIFPVIGVFEDDFRQTSMDDLAVESSVTGSSFDIDLKSQPLTTTKSMKMSWYDTGTDETLTTENVLEEVQEWGIDNSIDEDTLATFMNLVIAWETGETTVTKIGNIVTDFSSPEGDDVLDAINSFGIASVSFVCNLIIGGTALYSYIAFTKIEPLAKIAGQTNWKLMKAMSESISKVSTGTLGFVNRASSVISAIGWAVVGAVAFYAFWSIAKSEGWSEYGVFVGSLYATLMVLYAVALWAIASIPVVGWAIAALVALTDLIIGWIFGKGWSQMFFEWLIGLFTEVRVRTELDMKMQDMSVNVDDYMNNGLTEGDRIELDSKFKGIVTTTKHGSYSNVINSYIYPQYRCSSEYTIDYNSTTTEGNTSVNKEEKTVNIEIFKGFTYTYTYDIWKKETDYATNLWVKPEAAVNFPFEFCLRSNYKVYYDNCWWLFGWHCSQKSKVDSQDSDPTTFYFDVMPEDIENFANWTAISSNDIDGDGVLNEDEMRYGSFQIRWDTDNDGLSDGYEIEYGTSPVNTDTDGDGLEDGVELRYGYDPLNRDTDGDKLSDFEEHQGWDIEYEFYGEKFTQHVWSSPLQQDTDNDGLSDFSEFLKGLNPRSRDTNGNGILDPEDPDFISKAYISNVDMNGMGSSVKTDPGTNITAIINYTLTGKSNDSGDDPARCWLFVSLENSTLNEEIYNGTPAVKNETFGSSTVLFNAPNSTGIFNLSFYQTWNKSQTATDEENREVIGIIDTQDYPDRGEGWVDNGEDKDGDDIIDANEKIGWPVIITNSTGTYTVYVTSDPKFKDSDFDGLNDYTECYLPDNTSSNPRNSDTDGDGLYDYVEYNIGTNLTNYDTDGDGLDDGTEIFFGSSPFNQDTDGDGLDDRTEYDISSNPLDEDTDSDGLSDHEEYEFGSNILKPDPDEDGLFDNLELEYDTDPFDPDTDGDGLDDGHEVHVAGTDPTSLDTDSDGLSDFEEMEIRTDPLSKDTDNDGLNDSQEINIGTNPLIEDTDLDAVNDSHDMDSFIPNVRNITVVYDATEENEELLDTLNKYTNITIYSADEFLMNHSDEQHVLLLGKLGTNDNTAGNLIYNVLRDDGDTLTNMLISNYDRMAVRYGVWNQTQTVVMLSKPYMYDYCRILDVFRSEKITTSTSSIQVESMAEKKIFLIDSADSVKRTDSSVGMVFDTNVTPFVSIRLLKTSSTPLSSSSGLSSDEYALGKYLEVILDENLENSEDNVMNSSLVTIYYRSGELDRNSDGDSSDTYDIDEKTLSVYRFNEDKHKWVKLQNTGVHTGNVEMYGEKYAGYIWVKVPQFSIFTLAGTLNRAESNGPIDSDLDGLANVVEYRIGTDPFNPDTDGDGIIDSKDSDPLVPFKPDQEIEQEDDIDGSKAPVEQPSDDADIVEPAPDEPLPDKEGLVPYSVWIMFIIAGIVVLMSYLLLSRKKR